The following coding sequences lie in one Flavobacterium sediminis genomic window:
- the hypB gene encoding hydrogenase nickel incorporation protein HypB translates to MCTTCGCSSDENGVKYTKLEVHEHTHDGHHHHDHGHHHHHDHEHSHDHGHSHDHGHHHHAHTHEISIVDLEKDILQKNQLTAERNRGYFEALNIFAINLVSSPGSGKTSLLEKTISDLKDEVEFSVIEGDQQTNNDAERIHVLNVPVMQINTGKGCHLDSDMIAKATKTLAPKSNSVLMIENVGNLVCPAMFDLGEAKRVVIISTTEGEDKPLKYPDMFYGSHICIINKIDLLPYLKFDLEKLKENAKKVNPHLEFFEVSATSGEGLDQWYDFLKQSLKQ, encoded by the coding sequence ATGTGTACTACTTGCGGATGTAGCTCAGATGAAAACGGTGTAAAATATACCAAATTAGAAGTGCATGAACATACTCATGACGGACATCATCATCACGATCACGGACATCACCACCATCACGACCATGAGCATTCACATGATCACGGCCATTCACACGATCATGGACACCACCATCATGCGCATACACACGAAATCAGCATTGTTGATTTAGAAAAAGATATTCTACAGAAAAACCAATTAACAGCTGAGCGTAACAGAGGTTATTTTGAAGCCTTGAATATTTTTGCTATTAACTTGGTAAGTTCTCCCGGTTCCGGAAAAACGTCTCTTTTAGAAAAAACAATTTCCGATTTAAAAGACGAAGTTGAGTTTTCTGTAATTGAAGGCGACCAACAAACCAATAACGATGCCGAGCGCATTCACGTACTGAACGTTCCGGTGATGCAAATTAATACCGGAAAAGGATGTCACTTAGACAGCGATATGATCGCAAAAGCGACTAAAACTTTGGCTCCGAAATCGAATTCCGTTTTAATGATCGAGAATGTAGGAAACTTGGTTTGTCCGGCTATGTTTGATTTAGGAGAAGCCAAACGTGTTGTGATTATTTCAACTACTGAAGGCGAAGATAAACCCTTGAAATATCCGGATATGTTCTACGGATCTCATATTTGCATCATCAACAAAATTGACTTGTTGCCGTATCTAAAATTTGATTTGGAAAAACTAAAAGAGAATGCTAAAAAAGTAAATCCGCATTTAGAATTCTTTGAAGTTTCAGCAACAAGTGGTGAAGGTTTAGACCAATGGTATGATTTTTTAAAACAATCGTTAAAACAATAA
- a CDS encoding HypC/HybG/HupF family hydrogenase formation chaperone: MCLAVPGKLERIVTELDPTFRIGEVSFEGVKKEVNLALVPEAKLGDYVLVHVGAAIGIIDEDEAHKTMQVLKDMGEDIEELK, translated from the coding sequence ATGTGTTTAGCAGTTCCCGGAAAATTAGAACGTATTGTTACCGAACTAGACCCTACATTTCGCATTGGCGAAGTGTCTTTTGAAGGTGTTAAAAAGGAAGTCAATTTAGCTTTGGTTCCCGAAGCCAAATTGGGCGATTATGTTTTGGTTCACGTAGGTGCGGCCATAGGAATTATTGATGAAGACGAAGCCCACAAAACCATGCAGGTTTTAAAAGACATGGGCGAAGACATTGAAGAACTGAAGTAA
- the hypE gene encoding hydrogenase expression/formation protein HypE: protein MKQSANEIIHLHHGSGGEHMTKLLNEVIIKTLHNDILDVKHDGAFLNLQGKLAFSTDSYVISPIFFKGGNIGELAVNGTVNDLSMCGAKPKYLSLSFIIEEGFSLAEFTTIVESIRKAADKAEVQIVTGDTKVVERGKGDKIYINTSGIGVVYDKAEISSLQIKPGNAVLINSAIASHGMAIMSEREGLQFESDIVSDTTNLNFTVQQLIERFGNKVHFLRDATRGGLASVLNEIATDCHLGISIFDEKINVETQVKNACELLGLDPLYVANEGAFVCIVDQSVADEALALLQTKNPLASNIGTITEEHPNKVILHSAFGGKRVVNPLIGEQLPRIC, encoded by the coding sequence ATGAAGCAATCAGCTAACGAAATCATACACTTACACCACGGAAGCGGTGGCGAACACATGACCAAGCTTTTAAATGAGGTCATTATCAAAACGCTTCACAACGATATTTTAGACGTAAAACACGACGGTGCTTTTCTTAATTTACAAGGAAAATTAGCCTTTTCTACCGATAGTTATGTGATTTCTCCCATTTTTTTCAAAGGTGGAAATATTGGCGAATTAGCCGTGAACGGAACCGTGAACGATTTGTCTATGTGTGGTGCAAAACCCAAATATTTATCCTTATCTTTTATTATTGAAGAAGGGTTCTCCTTAGCTGAATTTACCACTATTGTTGAGTCCATCAGAAAAGCAGCCGATAAAGCTGAAGTTCAAATTGTGACCGGCGATACTAAAGTGGTAGAACGTGGAAAAGGCGATAAAATCTATATCAATACTTCCGGGATTGGTGTGGTTTATGACAAGGCAGAAATCAGTAGTTTGCAAATAAAACCCGGAAATGCCGTTTTGATCAACAGTGCTATCGCTTCTCACGGTATGGCGATCATGTCAGAACGTGAAGGTTTGCAATTTGAAAGCGATATTGTAAGCGACACAACCAACCTCAACTTTACCGTTCAGCAATTGATTGAAAGATTTGGTAATAAAGTTCATTTTTTACGCGATGCTACTCGCGGTGGATTGGCTTCTGTACTCAATGAAATTGCCACTGATTGTCATTTGGGCATCTCAATTTTTGACGAAAAAATCAACGTGGAGACTCAGGTTAAAAACGCTTGTGAACTTCTCGGTTTAGACCCTTTATACGTGGCTAATGAAGGTGCTTTCGTTTGTATTGTGGACCAAAGTGTTGCTGATGAAGCTTTAGCTTTGCTACAAACTAAAAATCCGTTGGCTTCCAATATCGGTACAATTACCGAAGAACATCCGAATAAAGTGATCTTACATAGTGCCTTTGGCGGAAAAAGAGTTGTAAATCCGTTAATTGGCGAACAATTACCGCGTATTTGTTAA
- a CDS encoding urease accessory protein, which translates to MLKVFLIIYSGLEHAFEADHLIAVNSLVTNRNKVTTAVKDGIYWGIGHTATIFCVGLLMIGLKYSIDEKIFSYFEAGVGGMLIVLGIFRLMKMFLKQEDDSNDHKHKAAFGVGLIHGLAGSGALVVVVMSQMKSTLEGLLYIVIFGLGSIIGMLAAAGLFSVPYSKTVMKSERLQVALTILSSLLCVFYGTKVIFENLNP; encoded by the coding sequence ATGCTAAAAGTATTCTTAATCATATATTCCGGTCTGGAACATGCTTTTGAAGCCGATCATTTAATTGCGGTAAATAGCTTGGTGACCAATAGAAATAAAGTAACTACTGCTGTTAAAGACGGAATTTATTGGGGAATAGGGCATACTGCGACTATCTTTTGTGTGGGTTTACTGATGATTGGGCTAAAATACAGCATTGACGAAAAAATCTTCAGTTATTTTGAAGCCGGAGTGGGAGGTATGTTGATTGTTTTAGGAATATTTCGTTTAATGAAAATGTTTCTTAAGCAAGAAGACGATTCGAACGATCATAAACACAAAGCGGCATTTGGAGTCGGCTTAATTCACGGATTAGCCGGAAGTGGCGCTTTAGTAGTGGTTGTGATGTCACAAATGAAAAGCACCTTAGAAGGTTTGCTTTATATCGTTATTTTCGGATTAGGTTCTATTATAGGAATGTTAGCCGCCGCCGGATTGTTTAGCGTTCCTTATTCCAAAACAGTTATGAAATCAGAAAGATTACAAGTGGCTTTAACCATTTTATCATCGCTACTTTGTGTTTTTTATGGCACTAAAGTAATTTTTGAAAATCTTAATCCTTAA
- the hypD gene encoding hydrogenase formation protein HypD: protein MKYLTEYRNPELVKHYIDEIHKVTTKPWNIMEICGGQTHSLVKNGLLDLLPENIRMIHGPGCPVCVTPMNLIDKAVELMEKGVVMCSFGDMIRVPGSTISLLQAKAKGGDLRILYSPLEAVNIAAQNPDKEVVFFAVGFETTAPSNALAVHHAAKLGLKNFSLLVSHVLVPPAMEAILSDEFCTIDAFLGAGHVCTIMGLDEYYPIAEKYQIPIVVSGFEPADLLQAIYHAVLQLENGKYEVENQYTRMVKEEGNLRAKEVMFDVFEIGTQEWRGIGAIADSGYVLQPKYAAFDANKKFEIKTVSGCETNGCIAGEILRGLKKPHECPQFAATCNPSNPLGAPMVSSEGACAAYYNYAK from the coding sequence ATGAAATATTTAACCGAATATAGAAATCCCGAACTCGTTAAACATTATATAGACGAAATTCACAAGGTAACTACAAAACCGTGGAACATCATGGAAATTTGTGGTGGTCAAACGCATTCGTTGGTGAAGAACGGTTTGTTGGATTTGTTGCCTGAAAATATTCGAATGATTCACGGTCCCGGTTGCCCGGTGTGCGTAACGCCCATGAATTTGATCGATAAAGCAGTCGAGCTCATGGAAAAAGGCGTGGTCATGTGTTCTTTTGGTGATATGATTCGGGTTCCGGGTTCAACGATCAGTTTGTTGCAGGCGAAAGCTAAAGGAGGTGATTTGCGTATCTTGTATTCGCCTTTGGAAGCGGTTAATATTGCAGCCCAAAATCCGGATAAAGAAGTGGTTTTCTTTGCAGTTGGTTTTGAAACCACAGCGCCGAGTAACGCTTTGGCAGTTCATCATGCGGCTAAATTAGGTTTGAAGAATTTTTCATTGTTGGTTTCACATGTTTTAGTTCCACCGGCAATGGAAGCTATTTTGTCGGACGAATTTTGTACCATTGATGCTTTTTTGGGAGCAGGTCACGTGTGTACAATTATGGGATTAGACGAATATTATCCGATTGCTGAAAAGTATCAAATCCCCATTGTAGTTTCTGGTTTTGAACCCGCCGATTTACTTCAGGCTATTTATCATGCCGTTTTGCAATTAGAAAACGGTAAATATGAAGTAGAAAATCAATACACGAGAATGGTGAAAGAAGAAGGAAATCTTCGGGCCAAAGAAGTTATGTTTGATGTTTTTGAAATTGGTACACAAGAATGGAGAGGAATTGGTGCTATTGCTGACAGTGGTTATGTTTTGCAGCCCAAATATGCGGCTTTTGATGCGAATAAAAAATTTGAAATTAAAACAGTTTCCGGTTGTGAGACCAATGGTTGTATAGCAGGTGAAATTTTACGTGGCTTAAAAAAACCACACGAATGTCCGCAGTTTGCTGCTACTTGTAATCCTTCTAATCCGTTAGGTGCGCCAATGGTTTCATCGGAAGGAGCTTGTGCGGCTTATTATAATTACGCTAAATAA
- a CDS encoding FKBP-type peptidyl-prolyl cis-trans isomerase, with translation MNISELLGTIGKTEEQDKISYSAGVVMGLSLKDNGFDEVSYDDFVDGLKSVYSNSYPKISQKRAIEIFNNYITLLREEMKEQNAAEGLKFLEENGKRPEVITLPSGVQYEILVEGNGKTPVVTDDVRVLYEGYLLDKTVFDSTKDIGSFDINIGETISGWQQVLPLMNEGARWKVYIPHQYAYGEEGAAPMIQPNSTLVFIIELLQILE, from the coding sequence ATGAATATTTCAGAATTATTAGGAACCATAGGAAAGACAGAAGAGCAAGATAAAATTTCATATTCGGCAGGTGTTGTAATGGGTTTAAGCCTTAAAGACAATGGCTTTGATGAAGTTTCGTATGACGATTTTGTAGACGGATTAAAATCGGTTTACAGCAATTCGTATCCCAAAATTTCTCAAAAAAGGGCTATTGAGATCTTTAATAATTACATTACGCTTTTGCGCGAAGAAATGAAAGAGCAAAATGCAGCAGAAGGATTGAAGTTTTTAGAAGAAAACGGAAAACGCCCGGAAGTGATAACTTTACCATCGGGAGTACAATATGAAATTTTAGTAGAAGGAAACGGAAAAACACCTGTGGTAACAGATGATGTACGTGTTTTGTATGAAGGTTATTTGTTGGATAAAACCGTTTTTGATTCTACAAAGGATATTGGTTCGTTTGATATCAATATTGGTGAAACCATCAGCGGATGGCAACAAGTTTTACCTTTAATGAATGAAGGAGCACGCTGGAAAGTGTATATTCCACATCAATATGCTTATGGTGAAGAAGGTGCTGCGCCAATGATTCAGCCCAATTCTACTTTAGTGTTTATCATTGAATTGCTTCAAATTTTAGAATGA